The following coding sequences are from one Lolium rigidum isolate FL_2022 chromosome 6, APGP_CSIRO_Lrig_0.1, whole genome shotgun sequence window:
- the LOC124662515 gene encoding transcription initiation factor IIA subunit 2-like: MVALELYRKTTIGVNLTETLDEMVFSGRLAPELAVRVQLQFDESMRDVLEQKLTSRASFKGHLHTYRYCDGVWIFILTDATFRNEEMAQNIGKVKIVACDASLMKPEGPPQQ; the protein is encoded by the exons ATGGTCGCCCTGGAGCTGTACCGCAAGACCACCATCGGCGTGAACCTCACGGAGACGCTGGACGAGATGGTCTTCAGCGGCAGGCTCGCCCCCGAGCTCGCCGTCCGGGTCCAGCTGCAGTTCGACGAG TCCATGAGAGACGTGCTGGAGCAAAAGCTGACGAGCAGGGCTTCCTTCAAG GGCCATCTGCACACCTACAGGTACTGCGACGGGGTCTGGATTTTCATCCTGACAGACGCGACGTTCAGGAACGAGGAGATGGCACAGAACATCGGCAAGGTGAAAATCGTGGCCTGCGATGCTAGTTTGATGAAGCCTGAGGGGCCTCCGCAACAGTAG